A window of Mucilaginibacter paludis DSM 18603 contains these coding sequences:
- a CDS encoding IS3 family transposase gives MKKSHGLSQGKRSPRTHEWAKAIEELRPEHDVSILLDCKQMARSVFYYHRKRLNDDKYKHEKEEIASIYHLHKGRYGYRRGAAEMKNRGYSINHKTVQKLMGTLGLKCNIRKVSYRSYKGEVGKIAPNVLERDFEANLPNQKWATDVTQMNIKGEKIYLSPIIDMFNGEVISYSISKSPNMQMIDEMLYEAFDKVKDIRGLIFHSDQGWQYQHYGYRKALEKHGIIQSMSRKGNCLDNALAESFFGILKTELLYKQSFETAEEFITSLKEYIHYYNNERIKNRLNGKSPVEYRALVQKT, from the coding sequence ATTAAAAAAAGTCACGGCCTTAGTCAAGGAAAAAGAAGCCCGCGAACGCATGAGTGGGCAAAAGCCATCGAAGAACTAAGGCCCGAACATGATGTTTCAATTCTATTGGATTGCAAACAGATGGCTCGTTCCGTATTTTATTATCATCGCAAGCGCCTAAATGATGATAAATACAAGCATGAAAAAGAAGAGATCGCAAGTATATACCACTTGCATAAAGGCAGATATGGTTATCGGCGGGGGGCCGCCGAAATGAAGAACCGGGGTTATAGCATAAATCACAAGACTGTCCAAAAATTGATGGGAACATTAGGCCTAAAATGCAATATCAGGAAAGTAAGTTATCGCTCATACAAAGGTGAGGTTGGTAAAATTGCCCCTAATGTACTTGAAAGGGATTTTGAGGCAAATCTGCCTAATCAGAAATGGGCTACGGATGTCACTCAGATGAACATTAAAGGGGAGAAGATCTATTTATCTCCTATAATTGACATGTTCAACGGGGAAGTCATTTCTTATAGTATTTCAAAATCTCCAAATATGCAGATGATAGATGAAATGTTATATGAGGCTTTTGATAAAGTGAAAGATATAAGGGGACTTATTTTTCACTCTGACCAAGGGTGGCAATATCAACATTATGGATATAGAAAGGCTTTGGAAAAACATGGAATTATTCAAAGCATGTCCAGAAAGGGAAACTGCTTGGATAATGCCTTGGCCGAAAGCTTCTTTGGGATCTTAAAGACAGAATTACTGTACAAACAGAGCTTTGAAACTGCGGAAGAATTTATAACTTCGTTAAAAGAATACATTCATTACTATAACAATGAAAGAATAAAAAACAGGTTAAATGGAAAGAGCCCGGTGGAATACCGAGCTCTCGTACAAAAAACTTAA
- a CDS encoding NAD(P)-dependent oxidoreductase, with protein sequence MTQNITVALLGGTGKTGSYLTYQLLSHGFKVRSLIRRPEVYPVSPTLMEVVKGDIKDPQTAHLLLQGCDVVISTIGQIKGETLISSLATTNILCAMREFNIKRYILITGLTLDMPGDNKTEYIRQLTDYMKQTYPEIVADKQSVAAILDKSDIDWTIVRLPYIETTDERWHPVVDLHDCPGGKISTTDLAYFLISQISDRQYIRKAPFIGSDR encoded by the coding sequence ATGACACAAAATATAACCGTAGCCTTATTAGGGGGCACCGGTAAGACCGGTAGCTATTTAACTTATCAATTGTTATCACACGGATTTAAAGTACGGTCGCTTATCCGTAGGCCCGAGGTTTACCCGGTATCGCCTACCTTGATGGAGGTAGTAAAAGGGGATATTAAAGATCCCCAAACAGCGCACTTATTGTTGCAGGGCTGCGATGTGGTGATCAGCACTATAGGCCAGATAAAAGGTGAAACCTTAATATCAAGCCTGGCAACTACTAACATACTCTGCGCCATGCGCGAGTTTAATATTAAACGCTATATTTTAATTACCGGCTTAACCCTGGATATGCCAGGCGATAACAAAACGGAATATATCCGGCAGCTCACTGATTATATGAAGCAAACCTACCCTGAAATTGTTGCCGATAAACAAAGCGTAGCCGCTATTTTAGACAAAAGCGATATTGATTGGACGATAGTGCGCCTGCCTTATATTGAAACAACCGACGAGCGCTGGCATCCGGTGGTTGATCTGCATGATTGCCCCGGAGGGAAGATCAGCACCACCGATCTGGCGTATTTTCTGATCAGTCAGATCAGTGATAGGCAATATATCCGGAAGGCTCCTTTTATCGGGAGCGATAGGTAA
- the dapF gene encoding diaminopimelate epimerase gives MNIQFYKYQGAGNDFILVDNRKNGVNHHNPAWIAQICDRRFGVGGDGMMFLQDKEGYDFEMIYYNADGQPSSMCGNGGRCIVAFAKYLGIIDSETKFQAVDGEHYAKISAEGDWVSLQMIDVAQINRDGEAYVLNTGSPHYVKLVEDLKHKNVYQEGHAIRNNATYRKKGININFVEPMAEGYFVRTFERGVEDETYACGTGVTAVALAMAQHNQQSGHITTPVKVLGGDLNIRFDYDGERFTNIFLEGPAKLVFEGKIGPLTP, from the coding sequence GTGAATATTCAGTTTTATAAGTACCAGGGGGCCGGGAACGATTTTATATTGGTTGATAACCGTAAAAACGGCGTAAATCATCATAATCCGGCATGGATAGCTCAGATATGCGACCGCCGATTTGGTGTGGGCGGCGACGGGATGATGTTTTTGCAGGATAAGGAAGGTTACGATTTTGAGATGATCTACTACAATGCCGATGGGCAGCCGAGCAGCATGTGCGGCAACGGCGGGCGCTGCATTGTAGCTTTTGCCAAATACCTGGGCATTATTGATAGCGAGACAAAATTTCAGGCTGTAGACGGCGAGCATTATGCCAAAATTTCAGCAGAGGGCGATTGGGTAAGCTTGCAAATGATTGATGTAGCACAGATTAACCGCGACGGCGAAGCCTATGTGCTCAATACCGGCTCACCCCATTATGTAAAATTAGTAGAAGACCTGAAACATAAAAACGTATACCAGGAAGGCCATGCCATCCGCAACAACGCTACTTACCGTAAAAAAGGCATTAACATCAACTTTGTTGAACCTATGGCCGAAGGCTACTTTGTACGCACCTTTGAGCGCGGCGTTGAAGATGAAACTTACGCCTGTGGAACCGGTGTTACAGCGGTTGCCTTAGCTATGGCACAGCATAACCAACAAAGCGGACATATTACCACACCTGTTAAAGTATTAGGAGGCGATTTAAATATCCGTTTTGATTACGATGGTGAAAGGTTTACCAATATATTTTTGGAAGGGCCGGCGAAATTGGTTTTTGAAGGAAAAATTGGCCCCCTAACCCCCTGA
- a CDS encoding DEAD/DEAH box helicase, giving the protein MLRVDSSKPCQIVYAICKHEYLSYVIEPHIVQLNPNGEFSLTHQRLFSNTAKEFSNCIDETDVKLVKMLEDLEQGAIIRKYHKKAIRPIEFFSKTFNEQFFETIRPKMEKRMVEALGLMRNKEVYQMSKEGYPAGKKLQIATEEASVLFHFRRNETEIRYFPTIKYQGLRIEFMFKNAEIISNHPAWMLLDDTLYYFDKDIEGKKLLPFLNKRYIAIPRSSEQSYFEKFVAPLIEKHHVYAEGFKINNEKHEATPVLKPIYVEGGISQLQLYFKYADYVFPFGDGRQVSVRIEKNGDEYTFHRVKRSISWEKGQLQLLENMGLKMVTSLFQNLEVNTAEEEVDHSFSVFEWLNQHHDELIAKGFELEQPEGQKRYLFGSSKIDLEVKEGNDWFDIHAVVHFGPYQIPFIELRNHILNRKKEFILPSGEIAVIPEKWFSQYGNLLAFAEHDKNLKLRKHHIGLINDLDDGAMAGVAINRKLQRLTDFEQMDEVDMPVNFTGTLRHYQKAGYNWFHFLKDYNFGGCLADDMGLGKTIQTLALLQKNKEEAELAGGKATSLIIMPTSLIYNWLNEATKFAPQLKLMIHTGALRNKIAGHFEHYDVVITTYGISRIDIDVLKGFYFDYIILDESQNIKNPSSKSFKSVKLLKSRFKLILSGTPVENSVNDLWTQMSFINPGLLGSQQFFINEFVTPIEKKKDEEKARKLQALIKPFVLRRTKEQVATELPPKTENLFYSKMSDEQAEVYENVKSEYRNELLKSLEDGTFAKSQMQVLQGLIKLRQIANHPSMIDDNYEGDSGKFEDVTHTLNNVLDGGHKVLIFSQFVKQLTIYRQHFEKEHIPYLYLDGSTQNRGEIVKKFQEDEKTRVFLISIKAGGVGLNLTEADYVFILDPWWNPAVEQQAIDRTHRIGQTKNVFIYKFITKDSVEEKILALQQRKLKLSSALITTEESFIKSLSPEDIKEILG; this is encoded by the coding sequence ATGTTACGTGTAGACAGCAGTAAGCCTTGCCAAATAGTTTATGCCATTTGTAAGCATGAATACCTGTCGTACGTAATTGAACCACACATTGTACAGCTTAATCCCAACGGCGAATTCTCATTAACACATCAGCGCTTATTTTCAAATACAGCCAAAGAGTTTAGCAACTGCATCGACGAAACAGACGTTAAACTGGTCAAAATGCTGGAAGACCTGGAGCAAGGCGCCATCATTCGCAAGTATCATAAAAAAGCCATCCGCCCTATTGAGTTTTTTTCCAAAACTTTTAACGAGCAATTTTTTGAAACCATTCGCCCAAAAATGGAAAAACGAATGGTTGAGGCGCTGGGGCTGATGCGCAATAAAGAGGTTTACCAGATGAGCAAGGAAGGCTATCCTGCCGGTAAAAAACTGCAAATAGCCACAGAAGAAGCCTCGGTACTGTTCCATTTCAGGCGGAATGAAACGGAGATCAGGTATTTCCCAACCATCAAATACCAGGGATTGCGCATTGAGTTTATGTTTAAAAATGCCGAAATCATCAGCAACCATCCCGCCTGGATGTTGCTGGACGATACGCTGTATTATTTTGATAAGGATATAGAAGGCAAAAAACTACTTCCGTTTTTAAATAAACGGTATATTGCCATACCACGCTCGTCCGAGCAATCATATTTTGAAAAATTTGTTGCCCCGCTTATTGAAAAACATCATGTATATGCCGAAGGCTTTAAAATAAACAACGAAAAGCATGAGGCCACGCCGGTACTGAAACCTATTTATGTAGAGGGAGGCATCTCACAACTCCAGCTCTATTTTAAATATGCCGATTATGTTTTCCCTTTCGGGGATGGCAGGCAAGTATCTGTGCGAATAGAGAAAAACGGCGACGAGTATACCTTCCATCGCGTTAAGCGCTCTATTTCCTGGGAAAAAGGCCAGTTGCAGTTGCTGGAAAACATGGGTTTAAAAATGGTAACCAGTTTATTCCAAAACCTGGAAGTCAATACTGCCGAAGAAGAGGTTGATCATTCATTCTCTGTATTTGAGTGGCTCAACCAGCACCACGACGAACTGATAGCCAAGGGCTTTGAACTGGAACAACCAGAAGGCCAAAAACGCTACCTGTTTGGCAGCAGTAAAATTGACCTGGAGGTTAAGGAGGGTAACGACTGGTTTGATATCCATGCCGTAGTGCACTTTGGCCCTTACCAAATACCGTTTATAGAACTCAGAAACCATATCCTCAATCGTAAAAAGGAGTTCATACTCCCATCCGGCGAGATTGCTGTGATACCCGAAAAATGGTTCTCGCAATACGGTAACCTGCTGGCCTTTGCCGAACATGACAAAAATTTAAAGTTGCGCAAACACCACATTGGGCTCATTAACGATCTGGATGACGGCGCCATGGCAGGTGTTGCTATTAACCGTAAGCTGCAAAGGCTAACGGATTTTGAGCAGATGGACGAAGTAGATATGCCGGTGAATTTTACCGGAACCTTGCGCCACTATCAAAAAGCCGGCTACAACTGGTTTCACTTTTTAAAAGATTATAATTTTGGCGGTTGCCTTGCGGATGATATGGGTTTAGGTAAAACCATACAAACCCTGGCGCTACTGCAAAAAAACAAGGAGGAGGCAGAATTGGCCGGAGGCAAGGCTACATCCCTAATTATTATGCCTACCTCGCTTATTTATAACTGGCTTAACGAGGCTACTAAGTTTGCGCCACAGCTTAAGCTAATGATCCATACCGGGGCTTTGCGCAATAAAATTGCCGGGCACTTTGAACATTATGATGTGGTGATCACCACTTATGGCATCAGCCGCATTGATATTGATGTATTAAAGGGCTTCTACTTTGATTATATCATTCTCGACGAAAGCCAGAATATCAAAAACCCATCGTCCAAATCGTTCAAATCTGTTAAACTTCTTAAATCCCGTTTTAAACTAATATTGAGCGGTACACCGGTAGAAAATTCGGTAAACGACTTGTGGACGCAAATGTCGTTCATTAACCCGGGCTTGCTGGGTAGTCAGCAGTTTTTCATCAACGAGTTTGTAACGCCGATAGAGAAAAAGAAAGACGAAGAAAAAGCACGCAAACTACAAGCCCTGATTAAGCCCTTTGTTTTACGCCGCACCAAAGAACAGGTAGCTACCGAGCTACCACCTAAAACCGAGAATCTGTTTTACAGCAAGATGAGCGATGAGCAGGCGGAGGTTTACGAAAACGTAAAATCGGAATACCGCAACGAATTGCTGAAGAGCCTGGAAGACGGCACCTTTGCTAAATCGCAAATGCAGGTATTGCAGGGGCTGATTAAGCTAAGGCAGATAGCCAATCACCCATCCATGATAGACGATAACTACGAAGGTGATTCGGGCAAGTTTGAGGATGTTACCCACACCCTGAACAACGTTTTGGATGGAGGCCATAAGGTGTTGATCTTTTCGCAATTTGTAAAGCAGCTCACCATCTACAGGCAGCATTTTGAGAAAGAGCATATCCCCTACTTATACTTAGACGGGAGTACTCAAAACCGGGGCGAAATAGTGAAGAAGTTCCAGGAGGATGAAAAAACCAGGGTGTTCCTGATCTCGATCAAAGCCGGTGGCGTGGGCCTGAACTTAACCGAGGCCGACTATGTTTTTATCCTCGACCCCTGGTGGAACCCCGCCGTTGAGCAACAGGCTATTGATCGAACGCACCGGATAGGCCAAACCAAAAATGTGTTTATTTATAAATTCATCACCAAAGATTCGGTTGAAGAAAAAATACTGGCGCTGCAGCAGCGCAAACTCAAGCTATCCAGCGCCCTCATCACCACCGAAGAGAGCTTCATTAAATCATTATCGCCCGAAGATATTAAAGAGATATTGGGATAG
- a CDS encoding IS110 family RNA-guided transposase: MSKAKKNKKKTLPQGGAGIKMKRFELIYPRSAGVDVGSMLLVVSYTDREGLSHVRPFDSFTDSLHELAALLKTAGVQEVGMEATGSYWMTLFTILEDFGMRVTLINPSHYRNVAQKTDVNDAQWLHQLLSYGMLRHSHIADEPYRELRQYIHGRDTCKDQKSDTLNRIQKNLTQMNVKFQHLISDIEGVAGMKLLRLIAAGATDPDTLLAQVNHALLKASPEDLLSSLKGDYRPHLVTMLRLNLEAFDFQKKQMLAYETYIEGTLQRLVHQKDDALTKPIEKKKGLVRKNQYHFNLKDYLLAILGVDLTEVDGLDEIGLLTILSVTGTDMSKWPTANQFASWLNLSPRQRITGGRVVGHEKRVTHNPASQAFRLAAFSLWQNKGPLGQQYRKLAGTRGKKKAIKAIARKLAVIFYHMVLKQQPYDPKKIAQDPEKQLARKIARLQKDAAKLGWTLQKVS; the protein is encoded by the coding sequence ATGAGCAAAGCTAAGAAAAACAAGAAGAAAACCCTACCGCAAGGCGGTGCCGGGATCAAGATGAAACGTTTCGAGCTGATATATCCGCGTTCGGCAGGGGTCGATGTAGGCAGCATGCTGTTGGTAGTCTCTTATACGGATAGAGAAGGATTGTCGCATGTGAGGCCATTTGACAGCTTTACCGATAGCCTTCATGAACTCGCTGCCCTGTTAAAAACAGCAGGCGTACAGGAAGTGGGGATGGAGGCCACAGGCAGTTACTGGATGACACTGTTCACTATCCTGGAGGATTTCGGCATGCGTGTCACCCTGATTAACCCTAGCCATTATCGTAACGTAGCTCAAAAAACAGATGTAAATGATGCTCAGTGGCTGCATCAACTCCTCTCTTACGGGATGCTGCGCCATTCCCATATCGCCGATGAGCCTTACCGTGAACTGCGGCAATATATTCATGGAAGGGACACCTGTAAGGATCAGAAAAGCGATACACTGAACCGGATACAAAAAAACCTCACCCAAATGAATGTGAAATTCCAGCACCTGATCAGTGATATAGAAGGGGTGGCTGGTATGAAATTGTTGCGCCTGATAGCCGCCGGGGCAACCGATCCTGATACGTTATTGGCCCAGGTCAATCATGCGCTATTGAAAGCCAGCCCTGAGGATCTGCTTAGTTCACTCAAAGGAGATTACCGACCTCATTTGGTCACGATGCTCCGATTGAACCTGGAGGCCTTCGACTTTCAAAAAAAACAGATGCTGGCTTACGAAACCTATATTGAAGGAACTCTTCAAAGGCTGGTGCATCAAAAGGATGATGCTTTGACCAAACCCATCGAAAAAAAAAAGGGCTTGGTGAGGAAGAACCAATATCATTTCAATCTGAAGGATTATCTGCTGGCTATCCTGGGGGTTGACCTGACGGAGGTAGATGGGCTGGATGAGATCGGACTGCTCACGATACTCTCGGTCACAGGAACCGATATGAGTAAATGGCCTACAGCCAATCAATTCGCCAGTTGGCTGAACCTCTCTCCACGTCAAAGGATAACCGGCGGGCGGGTTGTAGGTCATGAAAAGCGGGTAACCCATAATCCTGCTTCGCAGGCATTCCGGCTAGCGGCATTCAGTTTATGGCAAAACAAAGGCCCTTTAGGCCAACAATACAGAAAGCTGGCAGGAACGCGGGGAAAGAAAAAAGCCATCAAGGCCATAGCCAGAAAGCTAGCCGTCATCTTTTACCATATGGTACTTAAACAACAGCCTTATGATCCGAAGAAAATAGCACAGGATCCAGAGAAACAATTGGCCAGGAAGATCGCGCGACTGCAAAAAGATGCAGCTAAATTAGGTTGGACACTCCAAAAAGTATCTTAA
- a CDS encoding trypsin-like peptidase domain-containing protein, producing MKRFGLTVLTAFLGGAMAIGAYKVIENNTEKNMSFEDRQKVYFASNREPVVASTGNVDFTEAAAAVTPAVVYIRTTYSATGGSGQDEMEQMFGQMFGQRVRPQGPQRASGSGVIISTDGYIVTNNHVVEKADKIEVTTNDKRTFQAKVIGTDPNTDLALIKISATNMPIVKLGNSDDTRVGEWVLAVGNPFNLTSTVTAGIISAKGRNIGIIGSESDDNSSNPFGSRTRMQQNLPKKGIESFIQTDAAINPGNSGGALVNTKGELIGINAAIASQTGSYEGYGFAIPVNLAKKVLNDIQKYGSVKRGLVGVSFTELNPDAAQQLGINNTVGLYVNDLVVGGGAELAGLHKGDIISKVNGHTVTESSDLQETVGRLQPGDKINLTVLRDGSEKNFTVTLKPESAGNRLAATKSAEELYNKLGAGFQALSGDQKAKYGVKSGVVVTQVRPGKMFDDLGVEVGSVITSINNMPINSPADIDKALTNLKNGNLKISGIDPQGAAFNNVYTVR from the coding sequence ATGAAAAGATTTGGTTTAACAGTTTTAACAGCCTTTTTAGGTGGCGCTATGGCGATAGGCGCTTACAAGGTGATTGAAAACAATACAGAAAAAAACATGTCGTTTGAGGATCGCCAGAAAGTTTATTTTGCAAGTAACCGCGAACCGGTAGTAGCCTCAACCGGAAATGTTGATTTTACAGAGGCCGCCGCCGCAGTAACCCCGGCAGTAGTTTATATCCGTACCACCTATTCGGCAACCGGTGGTAGTGGGCAAGATGAGATGGAGCAAATGTTTGGTCAGATGTTTGGCCAGCGTGTACGCCCTCAAGGTCCGCAAAGAGCGTCAGGTTCGGGTGTGATCATCTCTACCGATGGTTATATCGTAACCAACAACCACGTAGTTGAAAAAGCCGATAAAATAGAAGTTACCACAAACGACAAGCGTACCTTCCAGGCCAAGGTTATTGGTACCGACCCGAATACCGACCTGGCCCTGATCAAGATCAGCGCAACCAACATGCCGATAGTAAAATTAGGTAACTCTGATGATACCCGTGTTGGCGAGTGGGTGCTGGCCGTAGGTAATCCCTTTAATTTAACCTCTACAGTAACTGCAGGTATTATTAGTGCCAAGGGCCGTAATATAGGCATTATCGGCAGCGAAAGCGATGATAACAGCAGCAACCCGTTTGGCAGCCGCACCCGCATGCAGCAAAACCTGCCTAAGAAAGGTATTGAATCGTTCATCCAGACTGATGCCGCTATTAACCCCGGTAACAGTGGAGGCGCTTTGGTAAATACCAAGGGCGAATTAATTGGTATTAACGCTGCGATAGCTTCGCAAACCGGATCGTACGAAGGCTATGGCTTTGCTATCCCGGTAAATTTGGCTAAAAAAGTATTGAACGATATTCAAAAATATGGTTCGGTAAAACGTGGTTTGGTTGGTGTTAGCTTTACCGAGCTTAACCCCGATGCAGCGCAACAGTTAGGTATTAATAATACCGTTGGTTTGTATGTGAACGATCTGGTAGTCGGCGGCGGTGCCGAACTGGCTGGTTTGCATAAAGGTGATATCATCTCTAAAGTTAACGGACATACCGTAACCGAATCATCTGATTTGCAGGAAACCGTTGGCCGCTTACAGCCTGGTGATAAAATTAACCTGACTGTTTTACGTGATGGAAGTGAGAAAAACTTCACCGTAACTTTAAAGCCAGAGTCGGCTGGAAATAGGTTGGCTGCAACCAAATCGGCAGAGGAATTGTACAATAAGTTAGGTGCTGGTTTCCAAGCTTTAAGTGGTGATCAGAAAGCGAAGTATGGTGTAAAATCTGGCGTGGTAGTAACGCAGGTTCGCCCAGGCAAAATGTTTGATGATTTAGGCGTTGAAGTTGGTTCGGTAATTACCAGCATCAACAACATGCCTATCAACAGCCCGGCCGACATTGATAAAGCACTTACCAACTTAAAAAATGGTAACCTTAAAATATCAGGTATCGATCCGCAAGGCGCAGCATTTAACAATGTGTATACTGTGCGATAA
- a CDS encoding IS110 family RNA-guided transposase, with protein sequence MERFELLNPHSAGIDIGSMLMVVSYTDREGMINLREFDSFTSSLYELAELLQKEGIEKVVMEATGPYWESLYNILEKHGMEMFLVNPSHYRNVSAQKTDINDAQWLHQLLAHGLIRNSHIAPELYRELRQYLHEREIYQNYKSDSLNRMQKTLTLMNIKFQHLISDVEGVAGMKLLRAISSGICDGQTLLARIDVTKLKASPEDLLSSLQGEYKQHYIHILSITLKSYDFFKEQMQVYESHIEHTLKELLACKGEAPTVIQQKTKKVRKNQYSFNLKDYLLGILGVDLTEVEGLDEIGLLTILAVTGTNMKKWPTAEHFVSWLNLSPRPKISGGKIIGYERRNNNNPATQAFRLAAHCLWQSKGPMGQQYRRLASTKGSKKAIKAIARKLAVIFYHMVLNKQAFDATRIQPDIEQQKARKIARLQKDAAKLGMIVQKAA encoded by the coding sequence ATGGAACGGTTTGAATTGTTAAATCCTCATTCAGCAGGCATAGATATCGGCAGCATGCTGATGGTAGTATCTTATACCGACCGTGAAGGGATGATCAATTTGCGTGAATTTGACAGCTTTACAAGCAGTTTGTATGAGTTAGCGGAATTGCTGCAAAAAGAAGGCATTGAAAAGGTAGTCATGGAGGCAACCGGTCCTTATTGGGAATCACTTTACAACATTTTGGAAAAGCATGGCATGGAGATGTTCCTTGTCAATCCAAGTCATTACCGGAATGTATCGGCTCAGAAAACGGATATCAACGATGCACAGTGGCTGCATCAGTTGCTGGCCCATGGCCTGATACGCAATTCTCACATAGCGCCTGAACTTTACCGGGAGTTAAGGCAATATCTTCATGAAAGAGAAATATACCAAAACTATAAGAGCGATAGCCTTAACCGAATGCAGAAAACACTGACGTTGATGAATATTAAGTTTCAGCATTTAATCAGCGATGTGGAGGGAGTAGCAGGTATGAAGCTTTTACGGGCGATCAGTTCAGGAATATGCGATGGGCAAACCTTGCTGGCTCGCATTGATGTAACAAAATTAAAGGCCAGCCCGGAGGATCTGCTTAGCTCGCTACAGGGAGAATATAAGCAACATTATATTCATATTCTATCCATCACGCTTAAAAGCTATGATTTTTTTAAGGAGCAAATGCAGGTTTATGAAAGTCATATTGAACATACCCTAAAGGAGCTTCTTGCTTGTAAGGGCGAAGCGCCAACAGTTATCCAACAGAAAACAAAAAAGGTAAGAAAGAACCAGTACAGCTTTAATCTGAAAGATTATTTATTGGGAATTTTGGGAGTAGACCTTACCGAGGTAGAGGGTCTGGATGAAATAGGGCTTTTAACTATTCTTGCAGTAACGGGAACGAATATGAAAAAATGGCCTACGGCAGAACATTTTGTGAGTTGGTTAAATCTATCACCGAGGCCCAAAATATCGGGAGGCAAAATAATAGGGTATGAAAGACGTAACAACAATAATCCTGCAACACAAGCATTCCGGTTGGCGGCGCATTGTTTATGGCAAAGCAAAGGTCCGATGGGGCAGCAGTACAGAAGATTAGCATCGACAAAAGGGAGCAAAAAAGCGATCAAAGCTATCGCCCGCAAGCTGGCAGTGATTTTTTATCACATGGTACTTAATAAACAAGCATTTGATGCCACCCGGATACAGCCAGACATAGAACAGCAAAAGGCAAGAAAAATAGCACGTCTGCAAAAAGATGCAGCTAAACTCGGTATGATCGTTCAAAAAGCAGCCTGA
- a CDS encoding VOC family protein translates to MIKGLYETHLFVEDLQRSVDFYQQVLGLELCHEDAERKIAFFWIGQPKGAMLGLWEKPKDEIDKRHFAFRCDVDDVLNKSVDYLKSRGLKPYNFLKDASEKPMVFAWMPAIAIYFTDPDGHYLEFIAILDGDAKPELGVISYEEWLKVKG, encoded by the coding sequence ATGATCAAAGGCTTATACGAAACACACCTGTTTGTGGAAGACCTGCAAAGGTCGGTAGACTTTTATCAACAAGTTTTGGGCCTGGAGCTATGTCATGAAGATGCCGAACGGAAAATTGCTTTCTTTTGGATAGGCCAACCGAAAGGGGCCATGCTTGGCCTTTGGGAAAAACCCAAGGACGAGATTGATAAACGGCACTTTGCCTTTCGTTGTGATGTGGACGATGTATTAAATAAGTCGGTTGATTATCTGAAGAGCCGTGGCCTTAAACCTTACAATTTTTTAAAGGACGCAAGCGAAAAGCCAATGGTTTTTGCCTGGATGCCAGCAATCGCTATTTATTTTACTGACCCCGATGGGCATTACCTGGAATTTATCGCAATTTTGGATGGGGATGCCAAACCGGAATTAGGAGTAATTAGTTACGAAGAGTGGCTTAAAGTTAAAGGTTAG
- a CDS encoding helix-turn-helix domain-containing protein produces the protein MSKHTFEEKLDVVSQVRKGKPILRISRERHIREGMILEWVRKYDLYGESGLLKQPNVKPTPDFKEEVVRLVIEKKVPLKSGCSGI, from the coding sequence ATGTCAAAGCACACATTTGAAGAGAAACTTGATGTAGTTTCTCAAGTAAGAAAGGGAAAGCCGATTCTACGGATATCCCGCGAACGCCATATCCGTGAAGGCATGATATTGGAATGGGTTCGGAAATATGATCTTTATGGCGAAAGTGGGCTGCTCAAACAACCTAACGTCAAGCCCACGCCTGATTTCAAAGAAGAAGTTGTAAGGCTTGTCATAGAAAAAAAAGTACCTTTAAAATCAGGTTGTTCTGGAATATAG